From a single Streptomyces sp. NBC_00377 genomic region:
- a CDS encoding DUF5682 family protein, whose translation MTGADEGGGPDAGAPWPLLLGVRHHGPGSARAVRAALDAARPRTVLIEGPPEADALIPLAADEDMHPPVALLAHAVDEPGRSAFWPMAAFSPEWIALRWALDHGVPARFIDLPATHTLAWKREEGVKGGESEQGNEKEGVGEEVRGDPLGGLAAVAGYDDAERWWEDVVEHRSTGAKDPFAPFAVIEEAMGALREAYDTDAGREGDDRDLVREAYMRLQVRAAQREFGEDAVAVVCGAWHVPALRLKAAVAADRALLKGLPKVKADLTWVPWTHRRLARAGGYGAGIDSPGWYAHLFGARDRPVERWLTKVAVLLREEDRIVSSAHVIEAVRLAETLAAVRGRPLPGLSETTDAARAVLCEGSDVPLALVRDRLVVGDVLGEVPAGAPAVPLQRDLDRLQRRLRLRPEADERELALDLRKENDAERSRLLHRLRLLRVGWGVPAASPGSTGTFRETWRLRWEPELSVRTAEAGVWGTTVLAAATARAEAEAVGARGLGEVTGLAERCLLAGLPDALPTVMRVLADRAALDTDVGHLAQALPALVRSLRYGDVRGTDTGALAEVAAGLAERIFVGLPPACASLDADAADEMRRHVDAVHGAVGLLEETAAPPGRADGADGTDGTDGADRPGQPGRAGRMDRAGGRADRADTPAGTEAQEGRSEAVEAGVGEGLPGAVQRGDRVFGGAPAGAGGAPHGDGETGGGRGLPGAAEVGDVGEQKLGGAPGGALGGSPGARVTGGGGGLPGAFEVGGRGLGEGRDRSGEPGEGRGGLRARWRGVLGVLSRRDSVPGVIRGRAVRLLLDEGEVDQDEAARLMGLALSPGTPPSDAAGWIEGFVGGGAGGGMLLVHDERLLGLVDRWLTAVPAEAFTDVLPLLRRTFSSYEAGVRRTLGELVRRGPGHRSGGGTGAGSGTPGFAAGLDAGRADAVLPVVRLLLGLDPGRVDDELAEAGT comes from the coding sequence ATGACAGGAGCCGACGAGGGCGGCGGCCCGGACGCGGGGGCGCCATGGCCGCTGCTGCTCGGGGTGCGTCACCACGGGCCGGGGTCGGCGCGGGCGGTACGGGCGGCGCTCGACGCCGCCCGGCCCCGGACCGTACTGATCGAGGGGCCGCCCGAGGCCGACGCGCTGATCCCGCTCGCCGCCGACGAGGACATGCACCCGCCGGTCGCGCTGCTCGCCCACGCCGTCGACGAGCCCGGCCGCTCCGCCTTCTGGCCGATGGCCGCGTTCTCCCCCGAGTGGATCGCCCTGCGCTGGGCGCTGGACCACGGTGTCCCCGCCCGCTTCATCGACCTCCCCGCCACGCACACCCTGGCGTGGAAGAGGGAGGAGGGCGTCAAGGGCGGCGAGAGCGAGCAGGGGAACGAGAAGGAGGGCGTCGGGGAAGAGGTGCGGGGCGATCCGCTCGGGGGGCTCGCCGCGGTCGCCGGGTACGACGACGCGGAGCGCTGGTGGGAGGACGTCGTCGAGCATCGGTCCACGGGGGCGAAGGACCCGTTCGCGCCGTTCGCCGTGATCGAGGAGGCCATGGGCGCGCTCAGGGAGGCCTACGACACCGACGCGGGGCGCGAGGGTGACGACCGGGACCTCGTGCGGGAGGCGTACATGCGTCTCCAGGTGCGGGCGGCGCAGAGGGAGTTCGGCGAGGACGCGGTGGCGGTGGTGTGCGGCGCCTGGCATGTGCCCGCGCTGCGCCTGAAGGCCGCCGTCGCGGCCGACCGTGCGCTGCTCAAGGGGCTGCCCAAGGTCAAGGCCGACCTGACCTGGGTGCCGTGGACACACCGCAGGCTGGCCCGGGCCGGAGGGTACGGCGCGGGTATCGACTCGCCGGGCTGGTACGCCCATCTGTTCGGTGCGCGGGACCGGCCGGTCGAGCGCTGGCTGACGAAGGTGGCGGTCCTGCTGCGTGAGGAGGACCGGATCGTGTCCTCGGCGCACGTCATCGAGGCGGTCCGGCTGGCCGAGACGCTTGCCGCGGTGCGCGGTCGTCCGCTGCCCGGACTGAGCGAGACGACCGACGCGGCGCGCGCGGTGCTGTGCGAGGGGTCGGACGTTCCGCTGGCGCTGGTGCGCGACCGGCTGGTGGTCGGGGACGTGCTGGGTGAGGTGCCGGCCGGCGCGCCCGCGGTGCCGTTGCAGCGCGACCTCGACCGGCTTCAGCGCCGGCTGCGGCTCAGACCGGAGGCGGACGAACGCGAGCTGGCGCTCGATCTGCGCAAGGAGAACGACGCCGAGCGCAGCAGGCTCCTGCACCGGCTGCGGCTGCTGCGCGTCGGCTGGGGCGTGCCGGCCGCCTCGCCCGGCAGCACGGGGACGTTCCGGGAGACGTGGCGGCTGCGGTGGGAGCCGGAGCTGTCGGTGCGGACCGCCGAGGCGGGGGTGTGGGGGACGACCGTGCTCGCCGCGGCCACCGCCAGGGCGGAGGCGGAAGCCGTCGGTGCGCGGGGCCTCGGCGAGGTGACAGGGCTCGCCGAGCGCTGTCTGCTGGCCGGGCTGCCGGACGCGCTTCCCACGGTGATGCGGGTCCTCGCGGACCGGGCCGCCCTCGACACGGACGTCGGCCATCTCGCCCAGGCGCTGCCCGCGCTCGTCCGCTCGCTGCGCTACGGCGACGTACGCGGCACCGACACCGGTGCGCTGGCGGAGGTGGCCGCGGGCCTCGCCGAACGGATCTTCGTCGGCCTCCCCCCGGCCTGCGCTTCGCTGGACGCGGACGCGGCGGACGAGATGCGGCGCCACGTGGACGCGGTGCACGGGGCGGTGGGACTGCTGGAGGAGACGGCGGCGCCTCCGGGGCGGGCCGACGGGGCCGACGGGACCGACGGGACCGACGGAGCCGACCGGCCAGGACAGCCGGGCCGAGCAGGCCGGATGGACCGGGCGGGCGGCCGAGCGGACCGGGCCGACACGCCCGCTGGAACTGAAGCACAGGAGGGCCGGTCCGAGGCCGTGGAGGCCGGCGTCGGGGAAGGACTGCCGGGCGCCGTCCAGCGGGGCGACCGGGTGTTCGGCGGCGCGCCCGCCGGAGCGGGGGGAGCTCCGCACGGGGACGGGGAGACGGGGGGTGGCAGGGGGCTGCCGGGTGCCGCCGAGGTCGGCGACGTCGGCGAGCAGAAACTTGGCGGCGCGCCCGGCGGCGCACTGGGAGGTTCCCCCGGGGCCCGGGTGACCGGCGGTGGCGGAGGGCTGCCCGGTGCTTTCGAGGTGGGAGGCCGGGGTCTCGGTGAGGGACGGGACCGGAGCGGCGAACCAGGAGAGGGGCGCGGGGGCCTGCGGGCGCGCTGGCGGGGGGTGCTGGGGGTGCTCTCCCGACGGGACAGCGTGCCAGGGGTGATCCGAGGGCGGGCCGTGCGGCTGCTTCTGGACGAGGGGGAGGTGGACCAGGACGAAGCGGCGCGACTCATGGGGCTCGCCCTGTCACCGGGGACACCGCCGTCGGACGCGGCTGGCTGGATCGAGGGATTCGTCGGGGGCGGAGCGGGGGGCGGGATGCTCCTCGTGCACGACGAACGGCTGCTCGGGCTGGTCGACCGGTGGCTCACGGCGGTGCCGGCGGAGGCGTTCACCGATGTCCTGCCGTTGCTGCGGCGGACGTTCTCGTCGTACGAGGCGGGAGTGCGCAGAACGCTCGGTGAACTGGTCCGGCGCGGCCCTGGCCACAGAAGCGGCGGAGGGACGGGCGCGGGCTCCGGGACACCCGGGTTCGCGGCCGGGCTCGACGCGGGACGCGCGGACGCCGTCCTGCCGGTGGTGCGGCTGCTGCTCGGGCTGGACCCCGGCAGGGTCGACGACGAGCTTGCGGAGGCGGGCACATGA
- a CDS encoding DUF5691 domain-containing protein, with translation MNAHPSRLPTPAWEDLVTAALLGTDRRTPPGAAPGRSAPAALLDAAAAETVRRRAGLRPGPAAPLLEPAPEDPRPKLPVAAARRLAFLLADRPGTGTGGRRGTAPDLMELLPQWLTAVNTRGFAAPAESLPALLDAARGRTDLRAAALEFAGPRALWLARLNPDWRFALRATPGGGASLPGPDERRRVETLWQEGLFAERVALLAAIRFRAPDAARELLAATWSTERAEDRLMFLDSLRTGLSARDEPFLEQALADRSRNVRATAAELLSALPGSALAARMAVRAGTCVAVDHTADTPTLVVEAPHECDAAMERDGVSAKAPPGRGERSWWFGQLVEAAPLAAWQARLGGRTPQEIVALPVADDWLSELHAAWCRAAVRQRDADWSRALLGAPSSPGAGGPGAVSLAERAKLLGTLPVAERADWVAGFIAAHGLSEAFQLLGVCAVPWAGPLGRSVVDALNIARDAGSYPWSFSGVMGLAERCLDPAEATRLDALLAVPDEPEDASPGAGGYWAEAFQRLGRTLRLRAVMAQELEVP, from the coding sequence ATGAACGCGCACCCGTCCCGCCTTCCGACGCCCGCCTGGGAGGACCTGGTCACCGCGGCCCTGCTCGGCACGGACCGCCGTACACCCCCGGGGGCGGCCCCCGGCCGGTCCGCGCCGGCCGCCCTGCTGGACGCGGCGGCCGCGGAGACCGTACGCCGACGGGCCGGCCTGCGTCCGGGTCCGGCGGCCCCCCTCCTGGAGCCCGCTCCCGAGGACCCGCGCCCGAAGCTGCCCGTCGCGGCGGCCCGTCGGCTCGCATTCCTCCTGGCCGACCGCCCCGGCACCGGCACCGGCGGCCGCCGAGGTACGGCACCGGATCTCATGGAGCTGCTGCCCCAGTGGCTGACGGCGGTGAACACCCGGGGGTTCGCCGCGCCCGCCGAGTCCCTCCCCGCACTCCTCGACGCGGCACGCGGACGTACGGATCTGCGCGCGGCGGCGCTGGAGTTCGCCGGGCCGCGGGCCCTGTGGCTGGCCCGGCTGAACCCCGACTGGCGGTTCGCACTGCGCGCGACCCCGGGCGGCGGCGCCTCACTGCCCGGCCCCGACGAGCGCCGGCGCGTCGAGACGCTCTGGCAGGAGGGCCTGTTCGCCGAGCGCGTCGCCCTCCTGGCGGCGATCCGCTTCCGCGCCCCCGACGCGGCCCGTGAGCTGCTGGCCGCCACCTGGTCGACGGAACGGGCCGAGGACCGGCTGATGTTCCTGGACTCGCTGCGCACCGGCCTGAGCGCACGGGACGAACCGTTCCTGGAACAGGCGCTGGCGGACCGGAGCCGCAACGTGCGGGCCACGGCAGCGGAGTTGCTCTCGGCGCTCCCCGGTTCGGCGCTCGCCGCGCGGATGGCGGTCCGGGCAGGCACCTGCGTGGCCGTCGACCACACCGCCGACACGCCGACGCTTGTCGTCGAGGCACCGCACGAGTGCGACGCGGCCATGGAACGCGACGGCGTGTCGGCCAAGGCGCCCCCCGGCCGGGGTGAACGGTCCTGGTGGTTCGGCCAGCTGGTGGAAGCGGCCCCGCTCGCCGCCTGGCAGGCGCGTCTGGGCGGCCGTACGCCGCAGGAGATCGTGGCGCTGCCGGTGGCCGACGACTGGCTGAGCGAACTGCACGCGGCCTGGTGCCGGGCGGCCGTACGGCAGCGCGACGCCGACTGGTCCCGGGCACTGCTCGGGGCGCCGTCCTCGCCCGGCGCGGGCGGCCCGGGCGCGGTCTCCCTCGCCGAACGGGCCAAGCTGCTGGGCACGCTTCCGGTGGCCGAACGGGCCGACTGGGTTGCCGGTTTCATCGCGGCGCACGGCCTGTCGGAGGCGTTCCAACTGCTCGGGGTCTGCGCCGTGCCGTGGGCCGGGCCGCTCGGCCGTTCCGTCGTGGACGCCCTCAACATCGCGCGGGACGCGGGGAGTTACCCGTGGAGCTTCAGCGGCGTGATGGGTCTGGCTGAACGCTGTCTGGACCCCGCGGAGGCGACCCGCCTCGACGCCCTCCTGGCCGTTCCGGACGAACCGGAGGACGCCTCGCCGGGCGCGGGTGGCTACTGGGCGGAGGCGTTCCAGCGGCTGGGAAGGACGCTGCGGCTGCGGGCGGTGATGGCACAGGAGCTGGAGGTGCCGTGA
- a CDS encoding ATP-binding protein: MSVSVDPTSVEPSGTASVQALRPHAEDAFADELAALAAQDERPRPARWKLSPWAVATYLLGGVLPDGTTISPKYVGPRRIVEVAVSTLATDRALLLLGVPGTAKTWVSEHLAAAVSGDSTLLVQGTAGTPEEAIRYGWNYAQLLTNGPSRAALVPSPVMRAMAEGTTVRVEELTRIPADVQDTLITILSEKTLPIPELGQEVQAVRGFSLIATANDRDRGVNELSSALRRRFNTVVLPLPETVEAEVDIVARRVDQIGRSLDLPAAPDGVDEIRRVVTVFRELRAGVTADGRTKVKSPSGTLSTAEAISVVTSGLALAAHFGDGVLRAGDVAAGILGAVVRDPAADRVVWQEYLEAVVRERAGWTDFYRACREVSA, from the coding sequence ATGTCTGTGTCCGTAGATCCAACGTCCGTGGAGCCGAGTGGGACCGCGTCGGTTCAGGCACTGCGCCCGCACGCCGAGGACGCCTTCGCCGACGAACTCGCCGCGCTGGCCGCGCAGGACGAGCGCCCGCGTCCGGCCCGCTGGAAGCTGTCGCCGTGGGCCGTAGCCACCTACCTTCTCGGTGGCGTCCTGCCGGACGGCACCACGATCTCGCCGAAGTACGTGGGCCCGCGCCGCATCGTCGAGGTCGCCGTGTCGACCCTCGCCACCGACCGCGCCCTGCTCCTGCTCGGTGTCCCGGGAACCGCCAAGACCTGGGTCTCCGAGCACCTGGCGGCGGCGGTCAGCGGTGACTCGACGCTGCTGGTGCAGGGCACCGCGGGGACACCCGAGGAGGCGATCCGCTACGGCTGGAACTACGCGCAGCTGCTCACGAACGGGCCGAGCAGGGCCGCGCTGGTGCCCAGCCCCGTCATGCGGGCCATGGCGGAGGGGACGACGGTACGGGTGGAGGAACTGACCCGTATCCCGGCCGACGTGCAGGACACCCTCATCACCATCCTGTCGGAGAAGACGCTGCCGATACCGGAGTTGGGGCAGGAGGTGCAGGCGGTCCGCGGGTTCAGCCTGATCGCCACCGCCAACGACCGCGACCGCGGGGTCAACGAGCTGTCCAGCGCACTGCGCCGCCGCTTCAACACGGTGGTGCTGCCGTTGCCGGAGACCGTCGAGGCCGAGGTCGACATCGTCGCCCGGCGCGTCGACCAGATCGGGCGTTCCCTGGACCTGCCGGCCGCCCCCGACGGCGTCGACGAGATCCGCCGGGTGGTGACGGTCTTCCGGGAACTGCGCGCGGGCGTCACCGCCGACGGCCGCACCAAGGTGAAGTCACCGAGCGGAACGCTGTCCACCGCGGAGGCCATCTCCGTCGTCACCAGCGGTCTCGCGCTGGCCGCGCACTTCGGGGACGGCGTGCTGCGGGCGGGGGACGTGGCCGCGGGCATCCTCGGGGCCGTCGTCCGTGACCCGGCGGCCGACCGTGTCGTCTGGCAGGAGTACCTGGAAGCGGTCGTCCGGGAACGTGCCGGCTGGACCGACTTCTACCGAGCCTGCCGGGAGGTGAGCGCGTGA
- a CDS encoding SWIM zinc finger family protein: MTQQGVRWTADQVLALAPDSTSRKAGSGLGTAGPWSGTGSSREGAVWGLCEGGGGLPYRTVVDTADAAGPAYRCSCPSRKFPCKHALGLLLLWSGGEGSMPAGQAPDWAEEWIAGRRRAQEKREAGPTGSATGPADPEGARRRAERRAERITSGATELEERLADLLRSGLASAEQSGYGLWEETAARMVDAQAPGLAARVRELGSIPASGPGWPVRLLEECALLHLLDQGWLHRERLPDALAATVRARVGLPSSAVGPPVRDQWLVLAQYDTPDPKLTTRRIWLHGTTSGRTALLLSYGAAGRAPELSLPVGLALDAELSAHAGTGQQRMSLGEQFAPPVPTGIRPPGVTPTEATARYGDTLRRDPWQVSVPVTLDAVVPTPADGSWQLADAEGDTALPLTRLAASRPGLWRLVALSGGAPLRVFGECGHRGFTPLTAWPTGAGEAVRLC, encoded by the coding sequence ATGACTCAGCAGGGGGTGCGCTGGACCGCGGACCAGGTGCTGGCACTGGCGCCTGACTCCACGTCACGCAAGGCGGGGAGCGGACTCGGCACGGCCGGTCCGTGGTCCGGGACGGGCAGTTCGCGGGAGGGCGCGGTGTGGGGGCTGTGCGAGGGCGGTGGCGGCCTGCCCTACCGGACGGTCGTCGACACCGCGGACGCGGCCGGTCCGGCGTACAGGTGCAGCTGCCCGAGCCGTAAGTTCCCCTGCAAACACGCGCTCGGGCTGCTGCTGCTCTGGTCGGGCGGCGAGGGATCGATGCCGGCGGGGCAGGCACCGGACTGGGCTGAAGAGTGGATCGCGGGGCGCAGGCGTGCGCAGGAGAAACGGGAGGCGGGCCCCACGGGTTCCGCGACCGGCCCCGCCGATCCGGAGGGGGCGCGCCGCCGGGCGGAACGGCGCGCCGAGCGGATCACCTCGGGGGCGACAGAGCTGGAGGAGCGGCTGGCCGATCTTCTGCGCTCCGGCCTGGCCTCGGCCGAGCAGTCGGGGTACGGGCTGTGGGAGGAGACGGCGGCCCGCATGGTCGACGCGCAGGCGCCCGGACTGGCCGCCCGGGTGCGGGAGTTGGGTTCGATACCGGCATCCGGGCCGGGCTGGCCGGTGCGGCTGCTGGAGGAGTGTGCGCTGCTCCATCTCCTCGACCAGGGCTGGCTGCACCGTGAGCGGCTGCCGGACGCCCTGGCGGCGACGGTCCGCGCCCGTGTGGGCCTGCCCTCCTCGGCGGTGGGCCCGCCGGTCCGGGACCAGTGGCTGGTGCTCGCCCAGTACGACACGCCGGACCCGAAACTGACGACCCGTCGCATCTGGCTCCACGGCACCACCTCGGGCCGCACGGCACTTCTCCTCTCCTACGGCGCCGCGGGGCGCGCACCGGAGCTCTCGCTGCCCGTCGGTCTCGCCCTGGACGCCGAACTGTCCGCGCACGCGGGCACCGGGCAGCAACGGATGTCGCTGGGCGAGCAGTTCGCCCCGCCCGTCCCCACCGGAATCCGGCCCCCGGGCGTGACGCCGACCGAGGCGACCGCCCGGTACGGCGACACCCTGCGCCGCGACCCCTGGCAGGTCTCCGTCCCGGTGACGCTCGACGCCGTCGTCCCGACGCCGGCCGACGGCTCCTGGCAACTGGCGGACGCCGAAGGCGACACGGCCCTGCCGCTCACCCGCCTGGCGGCCTCCCGACCCGGCCTGTGGCGCCTGGTGGCCCTCTCGGGCGGTGCCCCCCTCAGGGTCTTCGGCGAGTGCGGCCACCGTGGCTTCACCCCGTTGACGGCCTGGCCGACCGGCGCTGGAGAGGCGGTACGGCTGTGCTGA